A window of the Lactobacillus gasseri ATCC 33323 = JCM 1131 genome harbors these coding sequences:
- a CDS encoding PTS system mannose/fructose/sorbose family transporter subunit IID, translating into MMNSKPKYKLTDKDFNQINRRSLFGFQLGWNYERMQNTGYLFLILPQLRKIYGDNTPELQEMMKTHVQFFNTSNFFNTIITGIDLAIEENEGVEGKDTVTGLKVGLMGPFAAIGDSIFAALIPTIFGALAASMASQGNPVGVFIWIAAQIAICFFRWKQLRFAYDKGVTLVTEMRDRLNALTDAATVLGVFMVGALVATMVNVKFAWVPQIGKVTMNIQNNLDMIIPKLLPALIVGFVYWLLGKKKMTSTKAILIVLVLSVVLGGIGVLAKI; encoded by the coding sequence ATGATGAACTCTAAACCAAAATATAAATTAACTGACAAAGACTTTAATCAAATTAACAGACGTTCTTTATTTGGTTTCCAACTAGGTTGGAACTATGAAAGAATGCAAAACACTGGATACTTATTCTTGATCTTGCCACAACTTCGTAAGATTTATGGTGATAATACTCCAGAATTACAAGAAATGATGAAGACACACGTACAGTTCTTTAACACTTCTAACTTCTTTAACACAATTATCACTGGTATTGACTTAGCTATTGAGGAAAATGAAGGTGTTGAAGGTAAAGATACTGTTACTGGTTTGAAGGTTGGTTTAATGGGACCATTTGCCGCAATTGGTGACTCAATCTTTGCTGCTTTGATTCCAACCATCTTCGGTGCCTTGGCTGCTTCTATGGCTTCACAGGGAAACCCAGTAGGTGTATTTATCTGGATTGCCGCTCAAATTGCGATCTGTTTCTTCAGATGGAAGCAACTACGCTTTGCTTATGACAAAGGTGTAACTCTTGTTACTGAAATGAGAGACCGCTTGAATGCTTTAACTGATGCTGCTACAGTACTTGGTGTATTCATGGTAGGTGCTTTAGTTGCTACGATGGTTAACGTTAAGTTTGCTTGGGTACCACAAATCGGTAAAGTTACAATGAATATCCAAAACAACTTAGACATGATCATTCCTAAGTTATTACCTGCCTTGATCGTTGGCTTTGTTTACTGGTTACTTGGAAAGAAGAAGATGACTTCAACTAAGGCTATTTTAATTGTTTTAGTTCTATCAGTTGTTCTTGGCGGTATTGGTGTTCTTGCCAAAATTTAG
- a CDS encoding PTS sugar transporter subunit IIA, with protein sequence MAKELVLISHGKMAEEVKKSAELIMGPQEHIHAVCLLPEEGPEDFEKKFQDTINGIPEEDLTVFADLMGGTPANTVSRLIMGGQNIHLVAGMNLAMVIDWLNSQMIGNDSDAVNAGKAGIVDINQMLASMKK encoded by the coding sequence ATGGCAAAAGAATTAGTATTGATCAGTCACGGTAAGATGGCTGAAGAAGTTAAAAAGAGTGCAGAATTAATTATGGGTCCCCAAGAGCATATTCATGCTGTATGCTTGCTTCCTGAAGAAGGACCTGAAGATTTTGAAAAGAAGTTTCAAGATACTATTAATGGCATTCCTGAAGAAGATTTAACAGTATTTGCTGATTTAATGGGAGGAACTCCTGCTAATACAGTTAGTCGTTTGATTATGGGTGGTCAAAATATTCATTTAGTTGCAGGGATGAACTTAGCAATGGTGATTGATTGGCTCAATAGTCAAATGATTGGCAATGATTCAGATGCTGTTAATGCTGGTAAAGCTGGAATTGTGGATATCAATCAAATGCTAGCTAGCATGAAGAAGTAG
- a CDS encoding DUF4767 domain-containing protein — translation MNKFCPHCGKPIKPTDSFCSHCGKPVVSSESEKQLMPKRSEIHSNRLKSKKRNIIIGVIVAVLVLIMGGWGLYQHGRNSAESTVIGGNGRLTNAEIKKIPRKQLAAWAILYADKKYGKKWGEAADDLRSGHLTIKSYSKYRFGDYEISATDGSTLYVINDQVGYLVSKDNKEITYVGNKSSYSNRSVLSQIYPEIKSENTEKNVNTWNDNLSIVTGKSDENASDQSSKTSKKTKKTVSEDKLWSSNQNDELISYMDEFGDKMHQSYEHYTGSGSLTTAAGQEYPSWLSQGRFKLSTGDHDSRDPEDMSSIDLKWNPQVTSEDSDDDTYNVVAIFNYNGKSAEQHITYLFCFYHGEPVALVDQTTNGDYTIVHATANKDLTSHFEEIANND, via the coding sequence ATGAATAAATTCTGTCCCCACTGTGGGAAACCAATTAAGCCTACTGATAGTTTCTGCTCACATTGCGGAAAGCCGGTTGTATCTTCCGAATCTGAAAAACAATTGATGCCCAAAAGAAGTGAAATTCACAGCAATAGATTAAAATCCAAAAAAAGAAATATTATTATTGGAGTAATCGTCGCCGTACTTGTTTTAATTATGGGCGGCTGGGGATTATATCAACATGGTCGAAATTCAGCGGAAAGCACAGTAATTGGTGGCAACGGAAGGCTAACTAATGCTGAGATTAAAAAGATCCCGCGTAAGCAATTAGCTGCTTGGGCAATTCTTTATGCTGATAAAAAATATGGTAAAAAGTGGGGCGAAGCAGCCGATGATCTAAGAAGTGGTCACTTGACAATAAAAAGTTATTCAAAATATCGTTTTGGAGATTATGAAATCAGTGCTACTGACGGAAGTACTTTATATGTTATAAATGATCAGGTTGGCTATTTGGTTTCTAAAGATAACAAAGAGATAACTTATGTTGGAAATAAGTCTAGCTATAGTAATAGAAGTGTTTTAAGTCAGATTTATCCAGAAATTAAATCTGAAAATACGGAGAAAAATGTAAATACTTGGAATGATAACCTGTCAATTGTTACTGGTAAGTCGGATGAAAATGCTAGTGATCAGAGTTCTAAAACTAGCAAAAAAACTAAGAAGACTGTATCTGAAGATAAATTATGGTCAAGTAATCAAAATGATGAACTAATTAGTTATATGGATGAATTTGGTGATAAAATGCACCAATCGTATGAGCATTATACTGGCAGTGGTAGCTTGACAACTGCGGCTGGACAAGAATATCCAAGTTGGTTGTCTCAAGGACGTTTTAAGCTAAGCACAGGTGACCACGACAGTCGCGATCCTGAAGATATGAGCAGTATTGACTTGAAATGGAATCCACAGGTAACTAGTGAGGATAGTGATGATGATACATATAACGTGGTTGCCATCTTTAACTATAATGGGAAGAGTGCGGAGCAACATATTACGTATCTATTTTGTTTCTATCATGGTGAACCAGTAGCCTTAGTTGATCAGACAACGAATGGTGATTATACAATTGTTCATGCAACTGCAAATAAAGACTTAACTTCTCACTTTGAAGAAATTGCAAATAATGATTAA
- a CDS encoding lipocalin/fatty acid-binding family protein, whose translation MKNRVFIFLLVGFLVLTMAGCQSQIKQEKGSNEQARIIKKTKANKNISIIGSYRDDADGAAIAFNSDHTGRYVYADPKNSDTDDQLTWKKTGKNTYIIRLNDSDVSSALTAKLTGSTLVISGDGDWNTETFNKTKNKLNLDDFLSNRKVGNSTSSKANGDVKNSKSTNSIPGDEGLFDMPNELRGTWYLANESDGSVSKLIIDKNTITGEGFVEKLHKMSKNFDFTSYVQEHPSYQDMTKDWARVVVLSENGESKINVRGWLQGAGAGEYYNLATEHGQKVLVIGGGAEAWVDGIGWKNKTDAEKYAKEKFSDLHYREDISLENNDDSDSATTNDEN comes from the coding sequence ATGAAAAATAGAGTATTTATTTTCTTACTAGTAGGATTTTTGGTTTTAACTATGGCTGGATGTCAAAGCCAGATTAAGCAAGAAAAAGGCAGTAATGAACAAGCTAGAATTATTAAAAAAACTAAAGCAAATAAAAACATAAGTATCATAGGAAGTTATCGTGATGATGCTGATGGGGCGGCAATTGCATTTAATTCTGATCATACTGGAAGATATGTATATGCTGATCCTAAAAATTCAGATACTGACGATCAGTTAACTTGGAAGAAAACTGGCAAAAATACTTATATAATTAGACTTAATGACAGTGATGTAAGCAGTGCTTTAACTGCTAAGCTTACTGGCAGCACTTTGGTTATATCAGGAGATGGCGACTGGAATACGGAAACTTTTAATAAAACAAAGAATAAACTTAATTTGGATGACTTCCTTTCAAATAGAAAAGTAGGAAATTCAACTTCAAGTAAGGCTAACGGTGATGTAAAAAATTCTAAGTCTACAAATAGTATTCCAGGTGATGAAGGATTATTTGATATGCCAAATGAACTACGTGGTACATGGTATTTAGCAAATGAAAGCGACGGAAGTGTAAGTAAACTGATAATTGATAAAAATACCATTACTGGTGAGGGATTTGTAGAAAAATTGCATAAAATGAGTAAGAACTTTGATTTTACCAGCTATGTTCAGGAACATCCATCTTACCAAGATATGACGAAGGATTGGGCAAGAGTAGTTGTTTTATCTGAAAATGGTGAAAGTAAGATTAACGTTCGTGGTTGGCTACAAGGTGCTGGAGCTGGAGAATATTATAATTTAGCTACAGAACATGGACAAAAAGTTTTAGTAATAGGTGGCGGTGCTGAGGCTTGGGTAGATGGCATTGGCTGGAAAAATAAGACAGATGCCGAAAAATATGCAAAAGAAAAATTTAGTGATCTTCATTATCGAGAAGATATTAGCCTAGAAAATAACGACGATTCTGATAGCGCTACAACAAATGATGAAAATTAA
- a CDS encoding nucleoside 2-deoxyribosyltransferase, whose protein sequence is MTKQKTVYFGAGWFTETQNKAYKDAMSALNANPTIDLENSYVPLQNQYKDIRVDEHPEYLHDKEWAQATYSGDLVGIRTSDVMLGVYVPKEEDVGLGMELGYAMSQGKYVLLVIPDDLYGESINLMSWGVADNVIKMSELATFDFNRPRYNFYDGAVY, encoded by the coding sequence ATGACAAAACAAAAGACAGTTTACTTTGGTGCTGGTTGGTTTACTGAAACACAAAACAAGGCTTACAAAGATGCAATGAGCGCTTTAAATGCTAACCCAACTATTGATTTAGAAAACAGCTATGTTCCACTTCAAAATCAATACAAAGACATTCGTGTTGATGAACACCCTGAATATTTACACGACAAAGAATGGGCTCAAGCAACTTATAGCGGTGACTTAGTTGGAATTAGGACTAGCGATGTTATGCTTGGCGTTTATGTTCCTAAGGAAGAGGACGTTGGCTTAGGAATGGAATTAGGATACGCTATGTCTCAAGGTAAATACGTTTTACTTGTAATTCCTGATGACTTATACGGTGAATCAATCAATTTGATGAGCTGGGGCGTTGCCGACAACGTAATCAAGATGAGTGAATTAGCAACATTTGATTTCAACCGTCCAAGATACAACTTCTACGATGGTGCTGTATATTAA
- a CDS encoding PTS sugar transporter subunit IIA, with protein MFLKSVLYNETRNFCLGKAEPTTNTKKNLFDPEAVFVTDLTDRNEIFKTVSQKLYDLGYVKEDFLGDIIEREDKYPTGISMRPLSRKLPDVAVPHTEGNYVSTQLIVPIALRNSATFNNMVNPTEKLKVKFLFLILNNDPDMHSTILAKIMDFLAGTSVDDLNELFNSDSNEEIYDFLENNFEN; from the coding sequence GTGTTTTTGAAATCGGTTTTATATAATGAAACTAGAAATTTTTGCTTAGGAAAGGCGGAACCTACTACGAATACTAAAAAAAATCTTTTCGATCCAGAAGCTGTCTTTGTAACAGATTTAACTGATCGAAATGAGATCTTCAAGACCGTTTCTCAAAAATTATATGACTTAGGCTATGTTAAAGAAGATTTTTTAGGCGATATTATTGAACGTGAAGATAAATATCCAACTGGAATTTCTATGAGACCTTTATCCCGAAAATTGCCTGATGTTGCCGTACCTCATACTGAGGGTAATTATGTAAGTACGCAATTGATTGTGCCAATTGCGCTTAGAAATTCTGCAACTTTTAACAACATGGTTAACCCTACTGAAAAGTTAAAGGTTAAATTTTTATTTTTAATTTTGAATAATGATCCAGATATGCATTCAACTATTTTGGCTAAAATTATGGATTTTCTTGCTGGAACTTCAGTTGATGATTTAAATGAATTATTTAATTCAGATTCAAATGAAGAAATTTATGATTTCTTAGAAAATAATTTTGAAAATTAA
- a CDS encoding GntR family transcriptional regulator, with translation MDIPKYLQIENELKKEIISGKFKYGDKFYSEAQLKDKFNVSSITVIRSVKDLVKAGYLVRHQGKGTFISRSRKDKLVRLSDNEVFSDNQQEDRVEVLKLQENNKPDILERLGLPKYDSYYYIERLRLIGDKPFMLHRSFIPAKFINRNLAKDPNNYHSIYETLQKDKQLYLFDEPFTETDTIIQADDKISQRLNIAKDYPVVRQVKKTILSATGEVVELVIGYKRCDYFSLSFSSTDYPEV, from the coding sequence ATGGATATTCCAAAATATTTACAAATTGAAAATGAGTTAAAAAAAGAAATCATCTCCGGTAAATTTAAATACGGAGATAAATTCTATAGTGAAGCTCAATTAAAAGATAAATTTAATGTTTCTTCGATTACTGTTATCAGATCTGTCAAAGACCTAGTTAAGGCGGGCTATTTGGTTCGTCACCAAGGAAAAGGCACGTTTATTTCACGTTCAAGAAAGGACAAGTTAGTTCGTCTAAGTGATAATGAGGTCTTCTCTGACAACCAACAAGAAGATAGAGTTGAAGTATTAAAACTTCAAGAAAATAATAAACCAGACATACTTGAAAGGCTTGGTTTACCAAAATATGATAGTTATTACTATATTGAACGTTTACGTTTAATTGGCGATAAGCCTTTCATGTTACACCGTTCATTTATCCCAGCCAAATTCATCAATAGAAATTTGGCTAAAGATCCAAATAACTACCACAGCATATATGAGACTTTACAAAAAGATAAGCAATTATATCTATTTGATGAGCCATTTACAGAAACGGATACAATCATACAAGCAGACGATAAAATCAGTCAACGACTAAATATTGCTAAAGACTATCCAGTTGTACGCCAAGTTAAGAAGACTATCTTAAGTGCAACAGGTGAAGTTGTTGAATTAGTAATCGGATATAAACGCTGCGACTACTTCTCACTTTCGTTTTCAAGTACTGATTATCCGGAAGTTTAA
- a CDS encoding tyrosine-protein phosphatase gives MSENYETKLIGIQNGRNFRELGGYKTVSGQTIKYNKLLRTGNLADLSSSDLDLLQKHGVKYDVDFRTEKEKTEHPDRVPEGAKYIFDPVFSDDLTNASKGIFALEENAEKDPEFGFKHMFFAYEDMINGQTAQKAYRKFFDLLLANDQEKNALLFHCTAGKDRTGFGALLVLSALGVPFTTIKYDYTLTNVTTKSFVDGMLKQAAADGSSKRVLQSIKDIQSVYPEYLDHAIHVLNQQYGGINEYLRSTMKLSSRDIMDLRRIYLKD, from the coding sequence ATGAGCGAAAATTATGAGACAAAATTAATTGGCATCCAAAATGGTCGCAATTTCCGCGAACTTGGGGGCTATAAAACCGTATCTGGTCAAACCATCAAATATAATAAACTGCTTAGAACCGGAAATTTAGCTGATCTTTCTTCATCAGACTTAGATTTACTGCAAAAACACGGTGTAAAATACGACGTTGACTTTAGAACCGAAAAAGAAAAGACCGAGCATCCTGATCGTGTACCTGAAGGTGCAAAATATATTTTCGATCCAGTTTTTAGTGACGACTTAACTAACGCTTCTAAAGGGATTTTTGCTTTAGAAGAAAACGCTGAAAAAGATCCTGAATTTGGCTTTAAGCATATGTTCTTTGCTTATGAAGATATGATTAATGGACAAACAGCTCAAAAAGCCTATCGTAAGTTTTTTGATCTTTTACTTGCTAACGATCAAGAGAAAAATGCCCTGCTCTTCCACTGTACCGCAGGAAAAGACAGAACCGGATTTGGTGCATTGCTAGTTTTATCAGCATTAGGTGTACCTTTTACTACTATCAAATATGACTATACTCTAACAAATGTTACTACTAAGAGCTTCGTTGATGGGATGCTTAAGCAAGCTGCCGCTGATGGCTCTAGCAAGCGCGTCTTGCAATCTATTAAGGACATTCAGTCAGTCTATCCAGAATACTTAGATCACGCCATACACGTTCTAAACCAGCAATACGGCGGAATTAATGAATACCTTCGTTCTACCATGAAGCTCTCAAGCCGTGATATCATGGATCTTAGGAGAATCTATCTTAAGGATTGA
- a CDS encoding universal stress protein, translating into MVKDYDNILVPVDGSETAERAFDKAVKIALDNNAHLDVLNVIDTRQFMGEMQDTLISGDTIYQMTQDSEEYLKSLKEWAKEHFDFTDVSYHIRYGSPKRIIAVDFIKDHHNDLIIMGATGMNAVERMLMGSVTAYVNQHALSDVLIIKTDIDNKKVAKPKKKLF; encoded by the coding sequence ATGGTAAAAGATTATGACAACATTTTAGTTCCTGTTGATGGATCTGAAACAGCAGAGCGTGCATTTGATAAGGCAGTAAAGATTGCCCTTGATAATAACGCTCACTTAGATGTATTAAACGTTATCGATACTCGTCAATTCATGGGGGAAATGCAAGATACTTTGATTTCCGGAGATACTATTTATCAAATGACCCAAGATTCTGAGGAGTATCTTAAGAGCTTAAAAGAATGGGCTAAGGAACACTTTGATTTTACCGATGTTTCTTATCACATTCGTTATGGTTCACCTAAGAGAATCATTGCGGTTGATTTCATTAAGGACCACCACAATGACTTAATTATTATGGGTGCAACTGGTATGAACGCAGTTGAAAGAATGTTAATGGGAAGCGTTACTGCTTACGTTAACCAACATGCATTATCTGATGTTTTAATTATTAAGACTGATATTGATAATAAAAAAGTTGCCAAACCTAAGAAAAAACTTTTCTAA
- a CDS encoding phosphate/phosphite/phosphonate ABC transporter substrate-binding protein: MKKFKKVLVGLFAILLAVVATACSNKSNGSKDGYTPKSLTIQFVPSQAANKLEARAKPLEKMLSKKLGIPVHVSMSTDYNTVVEAMKSKKVDVGFLPPDGYVLAHKQGAANVLLQAQRYGVKQPGGQATKNLVNSYRAEILVKKGSKIKSWKDLKGKSISVQNPTSSAGYVFPVAELEEKGLNVPKDCKLVTVTGHDQAVLNVLNGDTDAAFVFEDARNIVKKDNPKIMDQVVPIYFTKPIPNDTISIRSDMSKSFQKKLAKAFIEVGQSKEGKKIIESVYSHEGYTKSKDSNFDIVRKYDKIIAKDKK; the protein is encoded by the coding sequence ATGAAAAAGTTCAAAAAAGTCTTGGTTGGCCTTTTTGCAATTTTACTTGCTGTTGTTGCAACTGCTTGTTCTAACAAGTCAAATGGTTCAAAAGATGGTTATACACCTAAGTCATTAACTATTCAGTTTGTACCTAGTCAAGCTGCTAATAAGCTTGAAGCTCGTGCTAAGCCTTTAGAAAAGATGCTTTCAAAGAAACTTGGCATTCCAGTTCATGTTTCAATGTCAACTGACTACAATACTGTTGTTGAAGCAATGAAATCTAAAAAGGTTGATGTTGGTTTCTTGCCACCAGATGGTTATGTATTAGCTCACAAGCAAGGAGCAGCTAATGTTTTACTTCAAGCACAACGCTACGGTGTAAAACAACCAGGTGGTCAAGCTACTAAGAACTTAGTTAACTCTTACAGAGCCGAAATTCTTGTTAAGAAGGGTTCTAAGATTAAGTCTTGGAAAGATTTAAAAGGTAAGAGTATTTCAGTTCAAAACCCAACTTCTTCAGCAGGATATGTTTTCCCAGTTGCTGAACTTGAAGAAAAAGGGTTAAACGTTCCAAAGGATTGTAAGTTAGTTACTGTTACTGGACACGACCAAGCAGTTCTTAACGTATTAAATGGCGATACTGACGCAGCATTTGTTTTTGAAGATGCTCGTAACATCGTTAAAAAAGATAACCCTAAGATTATGGACCAAGTTGTTCCAATTTACTTCACTAAGCCAATTCCTAACGATACTATTTCTATTAGAAGCGATATGTCTAAGTCATTCCAAAAGAAACTTGCAAAGGCATTTATTGAAGTTGGTCAATCTAAAGAAGGTAAGAAGATTATCGAATCTGTTTACAGTCACGAAGGCTACACTAAGTCTAAGGACAGTAACTTCGATATTGTTCGTAAATATGACAAGATTATTGCCAAGGACAAGAAATAG
- the phnC gene encoding phosphonate ABC transporter ATP-binding protein, translating to MAATNQPMIQLKDVSKIYDNGTVGLKDINLNIDKGEFVVVVGLSGAGKSTLLRSINRLQDVSKGDILIDGKSITSAKGKDLREIRRDIGMIFQSFNLVKRSSVLRNVLTGRVAYYPTWKTTFNLFTKEDKQKAYEALQRVDLADKVYTRADQLSGGQQQRVAIARVLTQNPKIILADEPTASLDPQTSRRVMHDLKMLNEEYGMTVVANLHSVELAKEFGDRVIGVRAGQIVYDGKMSETSQAVFDDIYNGGNGKKGEEDA from the coding sequence ATGGCAGCTACTAATCAGCCAATGATTCAACTTAAAGACGTTAGCAAAATTTATGATAACGGAACAGTTGGTTTAAAAGATATTAACTTAAATATTGATAAGGGAGAATTTGTAGTAGTGGTAGGTTTATCTGGTGCAGGTAAATCAACATTGCTTCGCTCTATTAACCGTCTACAAGATGTTTCTAAAGGAGATATCTTAATTGATGGCAAATCAATTACGTCTGCTAAAGGAAAAGACTTGCGCGAAATTCGTCGTGATATCGGTATGATTTTCCAGAGCTTTAACTTGGTTAAACGTTCAAGCGTTTTGCGAAATGTTTTAACTGGTCGAGTTGCATATTATCCAACTTGGAAGACAACTTTTAACTTATTTACTAAAGAAGATAAACAAAAAGCATATGAAGCATTGCAACGAGTTGATTTAGCAGATAAAGTTTATACTCGTGCAGACCAACTTTCTGGTGGACAACAACAGCGTGTTGCTATTGCTCGTGTACTTACTCAAAATCCTAAAATTATTTTAGCTGATGAACCAACAGCTTCTCTTGATCCTCAAACTTCACGTCGAGTTATGCATGACTTGAAGATGCTTAATGAAGAATATGGTATGACAGTTGTTGCTAATCTTCACAGTGTTGAACTTGCTAAAGAATTTGGAGATCGAGTAATCGGTGTCCGTGCCGGTCAAATCGTTTATGATGGCAAGATGAGTGAAACTTCTCAAGCCGTGTTTGACGATATCTACAATGGCGGAAACGGCAAGAAAGGGGAAGAAGATGCCTAA
- the phnE gene encoding phosphonate ABC transporter, permease protein PhnE, which yields MPKSKEQHLAELPKKKFKIMNLVWVVIMVLGLFLSVNVTNTHISVLFNNFSQFTDIFVQMCHPDWGYAATAVPLLIETIKMAILGTVIGSAIAFVYSLLIARNIVKNKAVTGILRVIMNIVRTIPDLLLGAIFVAIVGIGPVAGVLALSVFTFGVVVKLFYEAIETIDPGPIEALTAVGANKLQIIHFAVMPQIITYFISYVLYAFEINVRASTVLGYIGAGGIGLYLQQTLQVFDYAKTGLIILIIIVVVVLIDYVSTKSREALMK from the coding sequence ATGCCTAAATCTAAGGAACAGCATTTAGCTGAATTACCTAAAAAGAAATTTAAGATTATGAACCTTGTGTGGGTCGTAATTATGGTTTTAGGTCTCTTTCTTTCGGTAAATGTAACCAATACGCACATTAGTGTTTTGTTTAACAACTTTAGCCAATTTACCGATATTTTTGTACAAATGTGCCACCCAGACTGGGGATACGCTGCTACAGCAGTTCCGCTTTTAATTGAAACAATTAAAATGGCTATCTTAGGAACTGTGATTGGTTCAGCTATTGCATTTGTATATTCACTTTTAATTGCGAGAAATATTGTTAAAAATAAAGCAGTTACAGGTATTTTAAGAGTGATCATGAACATTGTTAGAACTATTCCAGATTTACTTTTGGGTGCAATTTTTGTTGCAATTGTTGGTATCGGTCCAGTTGCCGGTGTTTTAGCCTTATCAGTATTTACTTTTGGGGTAGTTGTTAAATTGTTCTATGAGGCCATTGAAACCATTGATCCAGGTCCAATTGAAGCTTTAACTGCTGTTGGTGCAAACAAGCTTCAAATTATCCACTTTGCTGTGATGCCGCAAATTATTACTTACTTTATTTCTTATGTTTTATATGCGTTTGAAATCAATGTCAGAGCTTCAACAGTTCTTGGATATATCGGTGCTGGTGGTATTGGTCTTTACTTGCAACAAACTCTACAAGTCTTTGACTATGCTAAAACTGGTCTAATTATTTTAATTATTATCGTCGTCGTAGTTCTTATCGACTATGTTTCTACTAAATCTCGGGAGGCGTTGATGAAATAA
- the phnE gene encoding phosphonate ABC transporter, permease protein PhnE produces MDTTMKKLPPKPIDTKKKIKHWVIAIVTVALIIWSFVGMNFGGIKATAGQIAGAILAGIFHPDWSYVYNGSGEDLISQLWETICIAFLGTFISAVISLPFAFWAANTRHKKWYTSRSGKIVLAIIRSFPEIVLALMFIKAVGPGSAAGVLALGFHSVGMLAKLFSEAIENLEEGANEAVTAAGGSKFNIIMFATMPNLMPALISNTLYRFDVSIRSASILGLVGAGGIGYPLIIALQYRQWNRVGVILVGIIVMVVIIDWISGWIRKKLV; encoded by the coding sequence ATGGATACTACAATGAAAAAACTACCTCCTAAACCAATTGACACTAAGAAAAAAATTAAGCATTGGGTAATTGCAATTGTTACTGTAGCTTTAATTATTTGGTCATTTGTAGGAATGAACTTTGGTGGAATAAAAGCTACCGCTGGTCAAATTGCCGGTGCTATTTTGGCTGGTATTTTCCATCCAGATTGGTCTTATGTATATAACGGAAGCGGCGAAGATCTAATTTCTCAATTATGGGAAACAATCTGTATTGCTTTCTTGGGTACTTTTATTTCTGCAGTTATCTCATTACCTTTTGCTTTCTGGGCAGCTAACACGCGCCACAAAAAATGGTATACTTCTCGTTCTGGAAAAATTGTTTTAGCAATTATACGTTCTTTCCCAGAAATTGTTTTGGCTTTGATGTTTATTAAAGCTGTTGGACCTGGTTCGGCAGCCGGTGTTTTAGCTTTAGGTTTTCACTCCGTGGGGATGCTTGCTAAATTGTTCTCTGAAGCAATTGAGAACCTTGAAGAAGGAGCTAATGAAGCTGTTACAGCAGCTGGTGGATCTAAGTTTAACATTATTATGTTTGCAACAATGCCAAACTTAATGCCAGCTTTAATTTCTAATACTTTGTACCGTTTTGACGTTTCAATTCGTTCGGCATCTATTCTAGGTTTAGTTGGTGCTGGTGGTATTGGTTATCCATTAATTATTGCCTTGCAATATCGTCAATGGAACCGTGTAGGTGTTATCTTAGTTGGTATTATTGTCATGGTGGTCATTATTGACTGGATTTCTGGTTGGATTCGAAAGAAATTAGTCTAA